In Patescibacteria group bacterium, a single window of DNA contains:
- a CDS encoding CPBP family intramembrane glutamic endopeptidase, whose translation MKVSKTTLIKHVTLLFTFLLLVWGFYRILFQLPDFVEEIIIKPVIWIIPVFYLVKLEKNNLQSIGITWKNLFKGIYLSLFLGALFTIEAVIANFFKYGQFNFAANLGNETLFTSLAISFATAISEEIVFRGYFFTRIWAVLGNEWQANIITTIGWTIIHIPITIFVNKLDPLSAAVYLFLTFVFGLGSAFVYARTKNISSSIFLHVLWEWPIALFR comes from the coding sequence ATGAAGGTAAGTAAAACTACATTAATTAAGCATGTTACGCTTCTTTTTACTTTCCTTTTGCTTGTGTGGGGATTTTACCGCATCCTTTTTCAGCTCCCTGATTTTGTTGAAGAAATAATAATTAAGCCAGTTATTTGGATCATTCCAGTTTTTTATTTAGTAAAATTGGAAAAAAATAATTTACAAAGTATTGGCATAACCTGGAAAAATCTTTTTAAAGGCATTTATTTAAGTTTATTTTTAGGAGCACTTTTCACAATCGAAGCAGTAATTGCTAATTTTTTCAAATACGGTCAATTTAATTTTGCAGCAAATTTAGGAAATGAAACTCTTTTCACATCGCTTGCAATTTCCTTTGCAACAGCAATTTCAGAAGAAATAGTTTTTAGAGGTTATTTTTTTACTCGCATCTGGGCAGTTCTTGGAAACGAATGGCAGGCAAATATTATTACAACAATTGGCTGGACAATAATTCATATTCCAATCACTATTTTTGTAAATAAACTAGATCCGCTTTCGGCTGCAGTTTATCTATTTTTAACTTTTGTATTTGGACTTGGATCTGCATTTGTTTATGCTCGCACCAAAAATATATCTTCATCAATTTTTCTTCACGTTCTTTGGGAATGGCCCATTGCTCTCTTTAGATAG
- a CDS encoding DUF5667 domain-containing protein, whose product MLKNLLLFFGSSLLASLILIISILRVSQVQAFSQDLPTPSPVKSTNLTIVSNLPYPGHILPDSPFWPMIALRDKVWSLLTINPAQKANLNLALANKRLAAAVVLFEEGKSNLGFSVLSKAENYLSESNREEYLASQEGSDMKDFLQKYTLSTIEHAKVINSLATVAPENVKPLIIKIENSPNTLYGFGRDNLNEVHLPVPQNPYLLN is encoded by the coding sequence ATGCTTAAGAATTTATTACTCTTTTTCGGGAGTTCACTTCTAGCTTCGTTAATACTAATAATTTCAATACTTAGGGTCTCTCAGGTTCAAGCTTTTTCTCAAGATCTTCCAACTCCTTCACCGGTAAAATCTACAAATTTAACAATAGTTAGCAATCTTCCTTATCCAGGCCATATTTTGCCTGATAGTCCTTTTTGGCCAATGATCGCGTTAAGAGATAAAGTCTGGAGTTTGTTAACAATAAATCCCGCTCAAAAAGCAAATCTTAATTTAGCTCTCGCCAACAAAAGGTTGGCAGCAGCAGTTGTCTTATTTGAAGAAGGTAAATCAAATTTAGGTTTTTCTGTTTTATCAAAGGCTGAAAATTATTTAAGCGAATCAAATAGGGAAGAATATTTAGCTTCACAAGAAGGTAGTGACATGAAAGATTTTTTACAAAAATACACACTTTCAACAATTGAGCATGCAAAAGTTATAAATAGTCTTGCAACTGTTGCTCCGGAAAATGTTAAACCGTTAATTATTAAAATTGAAAATTCTCCAAATACTCTTTATGGTTTTGGCCGCGATAATTTAAACGAAGTACATCTTCCAGTTCCTCAAAATCCATATCTTTTAAATTGA
- a CDS encoding adenosylcobalamin-dependent ribonucleoside-diphosphate reductase, whose translation MPTVVPTQKEKEVKETKKNLLNKDFVFASPVNPTVLDGFRQEIFLDRYSLKDEEGKALEKYPEQMWRRVAWGISQQEATKLQKFWEEKFYQAMKDFKFIPAGRILSGAGTPYEVTYYNCYVIPSPSDSRGGIMENITTTVEIQSRAGGVGLNLSTLRPRGARVKKVNGTSSGPVNWASLYSTANHDVIQQGGSRRGALMLMLNDWHPDIEEFITVKEDLSKIPGANLSVCVSDDFMAAVKGDLDWELKFPDTSFEKYDDEWDGDIKSWQKKGYPTKVYKTVKAKDIWEMIAKAAWRSAEPGVVFIDRYNKMSNTWYFEKIIATNPCGEQGLGPWGVCNLGHLNLPMFVKDGQMDYDALKEHAAIATRFLDNVVDANYYFYKENEEAAKKIRRTGLGTLGLGDALIKMGIKYGSDESLVAIDKIYKTIRDSAYSTSASLSKEKGPFGGFIKEKYMKGQFIKKLPVELQEKIEKNGIRNAVILTQAPTGTISILAGVSSGIEPVYEFTFKRTDRTGVHVVNHPLYQEWIDKHPGDKVPDYFVSASQLSPEEHVRVQAKIQEYVDSSISKTVNAPESHSVEDVKKLYNLAYELGCKGVTYFRDGSRTGVLSKVDEKKEEAPVALEIKPRPTKVEGATYRIPTPMGSAFITVNQDQNGNPFEVFVAIGKAGSEVAAMAEAIGRLISTTLRFGNHMPPLERAKDLVEQLQGIGGGSSVGFGPNKVRSLPDAVAKAISMHFGLMPVHKDETQAVQQSLEITVESAQLTINSSPSLKKDLCPSCGQASLVLEEGCKKCYSCGYSEC comes from the coding sequence ATGCCAACAGTTGTTCCAACACAAAAAGAAAAAGAAGTAAAAGAAACTAAGAAAAATTTATTAAATAAAGATTTTGTTTTTGCCTCTCCAGTAAACCCTACTGTATTAGATGGCTTTAGACAGGAAATTTTTCTTGATAGATATTCTCTCAAAGACGAAGAGGGAAAAGCTCTCGAGAAATATCCAGAACAAATGTGGAGGCGTGTTGCATGGGGAATAAGCCAACAAGAAGCTACAAAACTTCAAAAATTCTGGGAAGAAAAGTTTTATCAGGCAATGAAAGATTTCAAATTTATTCCAGCTGGAAGGATTTTATCCGGCGCCGGAACTCCTTATGAAGTTACTTATTATAATTGTTATGTAATTCCGTCTCCTTCAGATTCTCGTGGAGGAATTATGGAAAATATAACTACAACTGTTGAAATTCAATCCCGTGCTGGTGGAGTTGGTTTAAATTTAAGTACACTTCGCCCTCGCGGCGCCCGAGTTAAAAAGGTAAACGGCACATCAAGCGGTCCTGTTAATTGGGCTTCTCTTTATTCAACTGCAAATCACGATGTTATCCAGCAGGGAGGTTCTCGCCGCGGTGCATTAATGTTAATGCTTAATGATTGGCATCCAGATATTGAAGAATTCATTACAGTCAAAGAAGATCTAAGTAAAATTCCTGGAGCAAACCTTTCAGTCTGTGTTTCAGATGATTTTATGGCTGCCGTTAAGGGAGATTTAGACTGGGAATTAAAATTCCCAGATACTTCATTTGAAAAGTATGATGACGAATGGGATGGAGATATAAAATCTTGGCAGAAAAAAGGTTATCCAACCAAAGTTTATAAAACAGTTAAAGCAAAAGATATTTGGGAAATGATTGCAAAAGCGGCCTGGAGATCTGCAGAGCCCGGAGTTGTTTTCATTGATCGCTACAACAAAATGAGCAACACTTGGTATTTTGAAAAAATTATTGCAACCAATCCTTGCGGTGAGCAAGGCCTTGGCCCCTGGGGAGTTTGTAATTTAGGTCATCTTAATTTGCCAATGTTCGTTAAAGATGGGCAAATGGATTACGATGCTTTAAAAGAGCACGCAGCTATTGCAACTAGATTTTTAGATAATGTTGTTGATGCAAATTATTATTTCTACAAAGAAAATGAAGAAGCTGCTAAAAAAATAAGGCGCACAGGCCTTGGCACTTTAGGTCTTGGCGATGCTTTAATCAAAATGGGAATCAAATATGGAAGTGATGAAAGTTTGGTAGCAATTGATAAAATTTATAAAACAATTCGCGATAGCGCTTATTCTACCTCAGCATCTCTTTCAAAAGAAAAAGGACCTTTTGGTGGATTTATTAAAGAAAAATATATGAAAGGCCAGTTTATTAAAAAGCTTCCAGTCGAATTACAGGAAAAAATAGAGAAAAATGGCATTAGAAATGCAGTTATCCTAACCCAAGCTCCAACTGGTACGATCTCTATATTGGCGGGAGTTAGCTCAGGTATTGAGCCAGTTTACGAATTTACTTTTAAGCGAACTGATAGAACAGGAGTACATGTAGTCAACCATCCTTTATATCAGGAATGGATTGATAAACATCCAGGCGATAAGGTTCCAGATTATTTTGTAAGCGCCAGTCAATTAAGTCCTGAAGAACATGTCAGAGTCCAGGCAAAAATTCAAGAATATGTTGACTCATCAATAAGTAAAACTGTGAATGCTCCAGAAAGTCACAGTGTTGAGGATGTCAAAAAGCTTTACAACTTGGCTTACGAATTGGGTTGTAAAGGTGTCACTTATTTTAGAGATGGAAGCAGAACTGGAGTTTTATCAAAAGTCGATGAAAAGAAAGAAGAGGCACCTGTAGCTCTTGAAATTAAACCTCGCCCAACCAAAGTTGAAGGAGCAACTTATAGAATTCCAACCCCTATGGGAAGTGCATTTATCACAGTAAATCAAGATCAAAATGGCAATCCCTTTGAAGTTTTCGTCGCAATCGGCAAAGCCGGCTCGGAAGTTGCAGCAATGGCAGAAGCGATTGGAAGATTAATTTCTACAACTTTAAGATTTGGAAATCATATGCCTCCTCTTGAAAGAGCAAAAGATTTAGTGGAGCAGTTGCAGGGAATCGGCGGCGGAAGTTCTGTTGGCTTTGGTCCAAACAAAGTGAGAAGTCTTCCCGATGCTGTTGCCAAAGCAATCTCAATGCATTTTGGTCTTATGCCAGTCCATAAAGATGAAACTCAGGCGGTTCAGCAAAGTTTAGAAATAACAGTTGAATCAGCCCAGTTAACTATTAATAGTAGCCCAAGTCTTAAAAAAGATTTATGTCCAAGCTGTGGCCAGGCAAGTCTAGTCCTCGAAGAAGGTTGTAAGAAGTGTTATAGCTGTGGTTATTCTGAGTGTTAA
- a CDS encoding DUF1653 domain-containing protein — translation MSHTPFDVLEEKLNKGIKKVKVGGIYFHYKNPNHYYVIESVGFIESSEEVAVVYRALYGKGIVWVRPLEEFLQKFTIVK, via the coding sequence ATGTCTCATACTCCATTTGATGTTCTTGAAGAAAAATTAAACAAAGGAATTAAAAAAGTTAAAGTTGGCGGTATTTATTTTCATTATAAAAATCCAAACCATTATTATGTTATTGAATCAGTTGGTTTTATAGAAAGCTCTGAAGAAGTTGCAGTAGTTTATCGCGCCTTATATGGCAAAGGCATTGTCTGGGTCCGCCCTCTTGAAGAATTTTTACAAAAGTTTACTATTGTAAAATAA
- a CDS encoding cob(I)yrinic acid a,c-diamide adenosyltransferase: MPIYTKKGDKGETGLFSHNPEQKIRISKSSLRVRAIGAIDELDSFIGLAKSFTNDKSYTKLLSEVQRNLLTIGSHLGGSGLKFSKSKTNFLEKKIDEWDKELPKLSNFILPGGTNLGAQLHVCRSATRRAEREITALSELESVHGNIKMYINRLSDFMFQFSRYVNFKENIKEEIWVGRATINHARDSGNSSRSKSS, translated from the coding sequence ATGCCAATCTATACTAAAAAAGGTGATAAAGGAGAAACTGGATTATTTTCTCATAACCCTGAGCAAAAAATCAGAATTTCCAAATCATCTTTAAGGGTTCGAGCAATTGGCGCAATTGACGAATTAGATTCCTTTATTGGTCTAGCCAAGAGTTTTACTAACGATAAATCTTACACAAAACTTCTTTCAGAAGTTCAAAGAAATCTTTTAACCATTGGATCCCATCTCGGTGGTTCTGGTTTAAAATTTTCAAAATCCAAAACTAATTTTCTGGAGAAAAAGATTGACGAGTGGGATAAAGAGCTTCCCAAACTTAGTAATTTTATTTTGCCTGGTGGAACAAATTTAGGAGCTCAATTACATGTTTGCAGATCAGCTACAAGAAGAGCAGAAAGAGAAATTACTGCATTAAGCGAATTAGAATCTGTTCACGGTAATATAAAGATGTATATAAATAGACTAAGCGATTTTATGTTTCAGTTTAGTCGCTATGTAAATTTTAAAGAAAATATTAAGGAAGAAATATGGGTTGGCCGTGCTACAATAAATCATGCCCGTGACTCCGGAAATTCCAGTAGATCAAAAAGTAGTTGA
- a CDS encoding type IV secretion system DNA-binding domain-containing protein, with amino-acid sequence MPITSSSVPVSVSSLPAINFPVLFFAALFFCIAVLILAVLGFIGFTFYKNRHREERSLKSVLLQIAVPQTNDIKIDAMEQLFSSLNSIKKGGWKQKYDVQPVVSFEIVARPEDIRFYIWTPKKLVDLIEKQVHGAYPQAEVKQVDEYNIFTEDGKVAYKSFQLKKPNFNPIRVYKDLATDPLSSLTSALAKMGAGEGAAIQIVISPAEIPWSKEGKDFISKTKKQESDPEKAKFSVSGKSLENVETKVNKPGFETSVRIVVVAATEESAKAHLSNISSTFEQFNGELNGLGGRKIFNKSMFMEDFLYRYQPEFNVRGNHKSVLNSEELATLYHFPNRAITTPHIFWVNAKTAPAPAEIPTSGLYLGKSVYRGVERPVYIGNEDRLRHMYIIGKTGTGKSEFLKQMILQDINEGKGLCFMDPHGDAVEQILEMIPPERAEDVIYFNPSDTERPVGLNLMEAKTEDQKHFAATAVINMMYKLFDPYKTGIVGPRFEHAVRNAMLTAMSAPETSFIEVMRILTDARYVQELLPQVTDPIVRRYWTDQIAQTSDFHKSEVLDYITSKFGRFVTNKLVRNIIGQSQSSFDLREVMDTGKILLINLSKGTLGEENSNFLGLILVPRILMAAMSRADTPMENRRDFFLYVDEFQNFATPDFAVILSEARKYRLGLTVANQFIGQVEEEVKAAIFGNVGSIISFRVGVTDASYLSHEFTPVFSEDDLLNVERYHAFMKTIVNNEPVAPFSIDTTKDIKGDKEKANKRVAEIIKEMSRLRYGKDARLVEAEITRRAKL; translated from the coding sequence ATGCCAATAACTAGTTCATCAGTTCCAGTTTCTGTATCTTCTTTGCCGGCAATAAACTTTCCGGTATTATTTTTTGCTGCTCTCTTTTTTTGTATCGCAGTTTTAATTCTCGCAGTTTTAGGTTTCATTGGTTTTACTTTTTACAAAAATCGTCACCGAGAAGAGAGATCTTTAAAATCAGTTCTACTTCAAATTGCAGTTCCTCAAACAAATGACATCAAAATTGACGCCATGGAACAGTTATTTTCTAGTCTTAATTCCATTAAAAAAGGAGGTTGGAAACAAAAATACGATGTTCAGCCTGTTGTTTCATTTGAAATTGTAGCGCGCCCCGAAGACATTAGGTTTTATATTTGGACGCCAAAAAAATTAGTAGATTTAATTGAAAAACAGGTTCACGGCGCTTACCCTCAAGCTGAAGTAAAACAAGTTGATGAATATAATATTTTTACAGAAGATGGAAAAGTTGCATACAAATCTTTTCAATTAAAAAAGCCAAACTTTAATCCAATTAGAGTTTACAAAGATCTAGCAACCGATCCGCTTTCAAGTTTGACTTCAGCTCTTGCCAAAATGGGAGCAGGTGAGGGCGCTGCAATCCAGATTGTAATCTCTCCTGCAGAAATTCCCTGGAGCAAAGAAGGAAAAGATTTCATTAGTAAGACCAAAAAGCAGGAAAGTGATCCTGAAAAAGCAAAGTTTAGTGTTTCTGGAAAATCTCTTGAAAATGTAGAAACCAAAGTTAATAAACCAGGTTTTGAAACTTCAGTTCGTATTGTTGTCGTTGCGGCAACCGAAGAATCAGCCAAAGCCCATTTAAGCAATATTAGTAGTACCTTTGAACAATTTAACGGTGAATTAAATGGCTTAGGAGGGCGTAAAATTTTTAATAAATCCATGTTTATGGAAGATTTTCTGTATCGCTATCAGCCAGAGTTCAATGTCCGCGGCAATCACAAGTCAGTTTTAAATTCAGAAGAACTTGCAACTCTTTATCACTTTCCAAATCGCGCAATCACAACTCCTCATATTTTTTGGGTAAATGCAAAAACTGCTCCGGCCCCAGCAGAAATTCCAACCAGTGGTTTATATCTTGGCAAAAGCGTTTACCGTGGCGTTGAAAGGCCTGTTTATATCGGCAACGAAGATCGTCTTCGCCATATGTACATTATTGGAAAGACAGGAACAGGCAAGTCAGAATTTTTAAAGCAAATGATTCTTCAGGATATTAATGAAGGCAAAGGTTTATGTTTTATGGATCCGCACGGCGATGCTGTTGAGCAGATCCTTGAAATGATTCCTCCAGAGCGCGCCGAAGATGTTATTTACTTTAATCCTTCAGACACCGAGCGTCCTGTTGGTCTAAATTTAATGGAAGCAAAAACAGAAGACCAAAAACATTTTGCAGCTACGGCCGTTATTAACATGATGTATAAACTTTTTGATCCCTATAAAACTGGTATTGTTGGTCCTCGTTTTGAGCACGCAGTCAGAAATGCCATGCTTACAGCAATGTCCGCTCCAGAAACTTCTTTTATTGAAGTCATGCGCATTTTGACAGACGCCAGATATGTTCAAGAATTATTGCCTCAAGTTACTGATCCAATTGTCAGGCGTTACTGGACAGACCAGATTGCTCAAACAAGTGATTTCCATAAATCAGAAGTTCTTGATTATATTACTTCCAAATTTGGAAGATTTGTTACCAATAAATTGGTGAGAAATATTATTGGTCAGTCGCAATCTTCGTTTGATTTAAGAGAAGTAATGGACACCGGAAAAATTTTGCTAATTAATTTATCAAAGGGAACTTTAGGAGAAGAGAATTCTAATTTCTTGGGATTAATTTTAGTTCCTCGCATTCTTATGGCTGCAATGTCTCGAGCTGATACTCCTATGGAAAATCGCCGCGACTTTTTCCTTTATGTTGACGAGTTTCAAAACTTTGCGACTCCTGATTTTGCTGTCATTTTATCAGAGGCAAGAAAATATCGTTTGGGATTAACAGTTGCCAATCAGTTTATCGGCCAGGTTGAAGAAGAAGTTAAAGCTGCTATTTTTGGAAATGTCGGTTCAATTATTTCTTTTCGTGTCGGTGTAACTGATGCCAGTTATTTGTCTCATGAATTTACGCCTGTATTTTCAGAAGACGATTTATTAAATGTCGAACGATATCACGCTTTTATGAAAACAATTGTAAATAATGAGCCCGTCGCGCCTTTTTCAATTGATACCACAAAAGATATTAAAGGAGATAAAGAAAAAGCCAATAAACGTGTCGCAGAAATAATTAAAGAAATGAGCCGACTTCGCTATGGCAAAGACGCAAGGTTAGTCGAAGCCGAAATTACAAGACGTGCAAAATTGTAA
- a CDS encoding DUF1801 domain-containing protein, producing the protein MKNVKTIDEYIAYYPKEVQEILNKFRKTIHDIAPNATESINYGVPTFKLNGKNLVHFASFPDHYSFFPTSSGVSHFQKELKNYKTSKGTIQFPVNKEIPWDLVKQITEFRVKEVMK; encoded by the coding sequence ATGAAAAATGTAAAAACAATTGACGAATATATCGCTTATTATCCAAAAGAAGTTCAAGAAATTTTAAATAAATTTCGTAAAACAATTCATGACATTGCACCAAATGCAACCGAGTCAATTAATTATGGAGTCCCAACTTTCAAATTAAATGGCAAAAATTTGGTTCATTTTGCAAGCTTTCCTGATCATTACAGTTTTTTCCCAACTTCATCAGGTGTTTCCCACTTCCAAAAAGAATTAAAAAATTATAAAACTTCAAAAGGCACAATTCAGTTTCCAGTAAACAAAGAAATCCCTTGGGATTTAGTAAAACAAATTACAGAATTTCGAGTAAAAGAAGTAATGAAATGA
- a CDS encoding 5'-3' exonuclease H3TH domain-containing protein — protein MQTKLILIDGNAILHRAFHALPSNLKSKRGEPVNAVYGFVAILINLVTAQNPTHIAVCFDTPVETLRKAQYVGYQATRPRLQSDLSSQFELTYKVLKAMNIPIYKKERYEADDCIGTIVHQCVGLVDEVVIVTGDRDILQLVNDKNKVQVYMPVQGINKAKLYNEKEVFDRMGVKASQIIDYKGLAGDSSDNYPGVPGIGPGTATKLLRQYKTLEDIYKDISNIPEKISKKLALGAESAVMSKNLATIMVDVPITFNLEDSGKWSLNSQKVLDEFAEIGFKTLTARVKQLPLI, from the coding sequence ATGCAGACAAAACTGATTCTCATTGATGGCAATGCAATTTTGCACCGTGCCTTTCACGCTCTTCCTTCAAATTTAAAAAGTAAGAGAGGTGAGCCGGTTAATGCTGTTTACGGCTTTGTAGCGATTTTGATTAATTTAGTAACAGCTCAAAATCCAACTCACATTGCAGTTTGTTTTGATACGCCGGTTGAAACCTTGAGAAAAGCTCAATATGTCGGTTATCAAGCAACTCGTCCTCGCCTTCAATCAGATTTATCAAGTCAATTCGAGTTAACTTATAAAGTTTTAAAAGCGATGAATATTCCAATTTACAAAAAAGAGCGTTATGAGGCAGACGATTGCATCGGCACAATTGTTCACCAATGCGTTGGTTTGGTCGACGAAGTTGTAATCGTTACAGGTGATCGTGATATTTTGCAATTAGTAAATGATAAAAATAAAGTTCAAGTTTACATGCCAGTCCAGGGAATAAATAAAGCAAAGCTTTATAATGAAAAAGAAGTTTTTGACAGGATGGGTGTCAAAGCTTCACAAATTATTGATTACAAAGGTCTTGCAGGGGATTCATCAGACAATTATCCCGGAGTCCCAGGAATAGGCCCGGGGACAGCAACAAAGTTATTAAGGCAATATAAAACTCTTGAAGATATCTACAAAGACATTTCAAATATTCCCGAGAAAATTTCCAAAAAATTAGCTCTTGGTGCCGAGTCCGCTGTAATGTCTAAAAACTTAGCAACTATTATGGTTGATGTCCCAATAACTTTTAATTTAGAAGATTCCGGGAAATGGAGTTTAAATAGTCAAAAAGTCCTAGATGAATTTGCCGAAATTGGTTTTAAAACTTTAACCGCTCGTGTTAAACAACTTCCTCTTATTTAA
- a CDS encoding glycosyltransferase, which yields MKVAIVHDYLIDFGGAERVLLALHEIYPDAPVYVSIYRPDKLGKFKEDFKNIKIIQSWFGNLPFADILISPLRFCLPIIWKEFDLSDYDLIIDSSAWAITRGFKTKDNQIEICYCHTPPRYIYGFDTSRSWKNKWYGPLIKIYAGFVNEFLRNYDSKMSQKVDYFIANSKNVANRIQDFYHKDSVVIYPPVELQSENPVKTSRLATKSEGASFYDSNERYFLAGGRLVAAKNFDLIIKACMKANVKLKIFGTGILDNELKSLANKNMSKARATSLVEFLGKVDDKNLYDLYAGASGFIVAQKDEDFGITAIESQITGTPVIAYRGGGYLESVIENKTGIFFDELTIDSLSKAISKFEKIKWNKKTIQDNAKKFSKEKFKQKIRSFIKKVT from the coding sequence ATGAAAGTAGCTATTGTCCATGATTATTTAATAGATTTCGGCGGCGCAGAGCGCGTTCTTTTAGCTCTCCATGAAATTTATCCTGATGCGCCGGTATATGTTTCTATTTACAGACCAGACAAATTAGGAAAATTTAAAGAAGATTTTAAAAACATAAAAATTATCCAAAGTTGGTTTGGAAATCTTCCTTTTGCAGACATTTTAATTTCTCCTCTTCGCTTTTGCTTACCAATTATTTGGAAAGAATTTGATTTAAGCGATTACGATTTAATTATCGATAGTTCCGCCTGGGCAATTACTCGTGGTTTTAAAACAAAAGATAATCAAATAGAAATTTGCTATTGTCATACTCCTCCTAGATATATTTATGGTTTTGATACTTCGAGATCTTGGAAAAATAAATGGTACGGACCGTTAATAAAAATATATGCAGGTTTTGTGAATGAATTTTTAAGAAATTATGACTCCAAAATGTCTCAAAAAGTAGACTATTTTATAGCCAATTCCAAAAATGTAGCAAATCGCATCCAGGATTTTTATCACAAAGATTCTGTAGTAATTTATCCGCCAGTGGAATTGCAAAGTGAGAATCCAGTAAAAACGAGTCGACTGGCCACGAAGTCCGAAGGAGCGAGTTTTTACGATTCGAACGAGAGATATTTCCTAGCTGGAGGAAGATTGGTCGCTGCTAAAAATTTTGATTTAATAATCAAAGCTTGTATGAAAGCAAATGTTAAATTAAAAATCTTTGGTACCGGGATTTTAGACAATGAATTAAAAAGTCTTGCCAATAAAAATATGAGCAAAGCTCGCGCAACTTCGTTGGTAGAATTTTTAGGGAAAGTAGACGACAAAAATTTATATGATTTATATGCAGGTGCATCAGGATTTATTGTTGCCCAAAAAGACGAGGATTTTGGAATCACTGCAATTGAATCTCAAATCACAGGAACTCCTGTAATTGCATATCGTGGAGGTGGTTATTTGGAAAGTGTTATCGAAAATAAAACTGGAATTTTCTTTGATGAGTTAACAATTGATAGTTTATCAAAAGCAATTTCGAAATTTGAAAAAATAAAATGGAATAAAAAAACAATTCAAGATAATGCCAAGAAGTTTTCAAAAGAAAAATTCAAACAAAAAATTAGAAGCTTTATTAAAAAAGTTACTTAA
- the mutM gene encoding bifunctional DNA-formamidopyrimidine glycosylase/DNA-(apurinic or apyrimidinic site) lyase has translation MPELPEVESIRLQLEKFLLGHKIISLEVKDRRIFQGDEKEIIGAKFIKARRFGKVTVLDLDNNKSLMIHVKMTGQVIYRGPNLKKPLLSPKISGGLGGPHTHVIFTLDNDGKIYYNDFRKFGWFKIVDTKDVEKTDLVGKMGPEPFKNLTLEYFKNVLSKTRRPVKVVIMDQSKVAGVGNIYANDALYLSKINPARPANSLNENETKKLFDAIHEVLNEGMKHGGSSENTFVTPDGGEGGYQRHTLVYGKQGILCPVCKKEKIIKIMLGGRGTYYCPYCQPETKESKLF, from the coding sequence ATGCCAGAGCTTCCAGAAGTTGAATCAATTCGTTTACAATTAGAAAAGTTTTTATTAGGACACAAAATTATTTCCTTAGAAGTTAAAGATAGAAGAATTTTTCAAGGAGATGAAAAAGAAATCATTGGCGCAAAATTTATTAAAGCAAGGCGTTTTGGCAAAGTCACAGTATTGGATCTTGATAACAATAAATCTTTAATGATTCATGTCAAAATGACCGGCCAAGTTATTTATAGAGGTCCGAATTTAAAAAAGCCATTATTATCTCCAAAAATTTCTGGAGGTCTTGGCGGCCCTCATACTCATGTAATTTTTACTTTAGATAACGATGGGAAAATTTATTACAATGATTTTCGAAAATTTGGTTGGTTTAAAATTGTCGACACAAAAGATGTTGAAAAAACTGATTTAGTGGGCAAAATGGGTCCAGAGCCTTTTAAAAATTTAACCTTAGAATATTTCAAAAATGTCTTATCAAAAACTCGTCGTCCAGTAAAAGTCGTAATTATGGACCAAAGCAAAGTTGCAGGGGTTGGAAATATTTATGCAAACGATGCTCTTTATTTATCAAAAATAAATCCTGCTCGTCCTGCAAACTCTTTAAACGAAAATGAAACTAAAAAACTTTTTGATGCTATTCATGAAGTTTTAAACGAGGGAATGAAACACGGTGGTTCTTCAGAAAATACTTTTGTAACTCCAGACGGTGGAGAAGGAGGATATCAGCGTCACACCTTGGTTTATGGAAAACAAGGTATTTTATGTCCTGTCTGTAAAAAAGAGAAGATAATCAAAATAATGCTTGGCGGCCGCGGTACTTATTATTGTCCATATTGTCAGCCCGAAACAAAAGAAAGTAAACTATTTTAA